A stretch of Palaemon carinicauda isolate YSFRI2023 chromosome 36, ASM3689809v2, whole genome shotgun sequence DNA encodes these proteins:
- the LOC137628425 gene encoding cuticle protein AMP2-like: MNSAIIAFFGILAVSLASAQTQDRVVALLRDDRVDQGDGNFNYAFAADNGLEMEVVGAPGAEGAVGMRGFYVLPLESGGVARVEFVADAAGFQPSSDILPTPHPLPEHVFELLEIAEEFRRQGVQFDNQGRRLN, from the exons ATGAACTCA GCGATCATTGCCTTCTTCGGTATCCTGGCCGTGTCCCTGGCCTCTGCACAGACCCAGGACCGCGTCGTGGCCCTCCTTCGGGATGACAGAGTCGACCAGGGCGACGGTAACTTCAACTACGCCTTCGCCGCCGACAACGGCCTCGAGATGGAGGTGGTGGGCGCCCCTGGAGCCGAGGGAGCCGTCGGTATGAGAGGATTCTACGT ACTTCCCTTGGAAAGCGGAGGAGTGGCCCGAGTGGAATTCGTGGCCGATGCCgctggattccagccttccagcgATATCCTGCCAACGCCTCATCCCCTTCCAGAACACGTCTTCGAACTGCTGGAAATCGCCGAGGAATTCCGCCGACAGGGAGTCCAGTTCGACAACCAGGGACGTCGCCTCAACTAG
- the LOC137628423 gene encoding cuticle protein AMP2-like, which translates to MNSAIIAFFGILAVSLASAQTQDRVVALLRDDRVDQGDGNFNYAFAADNGLEMEVVGAPGAEGAVGMRGFYVLPLESGGVARVEFVADAAGFQPSSDILPTPHPLPEHVFELLEIAEEFRRQGVQFDNQGRRLN; encoded by the exons ATGAACTCA GCGATCATTGCCTTCTTCGGTATCCTGGCCGTGTCCCTGGCCTCTGCACAGACCCAGGACCGCGTCGTGGCCCTCCTTCGGGATGACAGAGTCGACCAGGGTGACGGTAACTTCAACTATGCCTTCGCCGCCGACAATGGCCTCGAGATGGAGGTGGTGGGCGCCCCTGGAGCCGAGGGTGCCGTCGGCATGAGAGGATTCTACGT ACTTCCCCTGGAAAGCGGAGGAGTGGCCCGAGTGGAATTCGTGGCCGATGCTgctggattccagccttccagcgATATCCTGCCAACGCCTCATCCCCTTCCAGAACACGTCTTCGAACTCCTGGAAATCGCCGAGGAATTCCGCCGACAGGGAGTTCAGTTCGACAACCAGGGACGTCGTCTCAACTAG
- the LOC137628422 gene encoding cuticle protein AMP2-like produces the protein MNSAIIAFFGILAVSLASAQTQDRVVALLRDDRVDQGDGNFNYAFAADNGLEMEVVGAPGAEGAVGMRGFYVLPLESGGVARVEFVADAAGFQPSSDILPTPHPLPEHVYELLEIAEEFRRQGVQFDNQGRRLN, from the exons ATGAACTCA GCGATCATTGCCTTCTTCGGTATCCTGGCCGTGTCCCTGGCCTCTGCACAGACGCAGGACCGCGTCGTGGCCCTCCTTCGGGACGACAGAGTCGACCAGGGTGACGGTAACTTCAACTACGCCTTCGCCGCCGACAACGGCCTCGAGATGGAGGTGGTGGGCGCCCCTGGAGCCGAGGGAGCCGTCGGCATGAGAGGATTCTACGT ACTTCCCCTGGAAAGCGGAGGAGTGGCCCGAGTGGAATTCGTGGCCGACGCCgctggattccagccttccagcgATATCCTGCCTACGCCTCATCCCCTTCCAGAACACGTCTACGAACTCCTGGAAATCGCCGAGGAATTCCGCCGACAGGGAGTTCAGTTCGACAACCAGGGACGTCGTCTCAACTAG